A part of Saccharomyces cerevisiae S288C chromosome XIV, complete sequence genomic DNA contains:
- a CDS encoding putative alanine--tRNA ligase (Ser-tRNA(Ala) hydrolase; hydrolyzes Ser-mischarged cytoplasmic and mitochondrial tRNAs; regulates translational fidelity based on Ala- and Thr-to-Ser misincorporation in the null mutant; trans-editing factor for alanyl- and threonyl-tRNA synthetases and seryl-tRNA synthetase (SerRS) via hydrolysis; null mutant displays decreased translation rate and increased readthrough of premature stop codons; (GFP)-fusion protein localizes to the cytoplasm; homologous to human trans-editing factor AARSD), which produces MPTPMTPVKVGALACQRNSFLFDGFKTLVVSCEPTKNKKGEIEGYEIELQDTILFPEGGGQPSDSGFLKIVEGNRNSSKIEKILVSHVSRFGLHAKHHVNDYIEPGTTVEVAVDEQKRMDYMQQHTGQHLLSAILERNYKVDTVSWSMGGIITKKKPVLEPSDYFNYIELNRKLTLDEITNVSDEINQLIINFPQEIIVEERIGEETVDEVSTSKIPDDYDLSKGVLRTIHIGDIDSNPCCGTHLKCTSQIGSILILSNQSAVRGSNSRLYFMCGKRVSLYAKSVNKILLDSKNLLSCSETQISEKITRQTKQIQQLNKREQYWIKRLARTASEELMNTLKASGKKRAYFMEEEYGTLELLLQIHKEVSNFLKDDTEGYEIILCGYERQTNTGSLLILSESGEKIANLAANLGSILQNLKGGGGKKGGKWQGKITSISNAEFAALSDYLSHDFASC; this is translated from the coding sequence ATGCCCACACCTATGACGCCTGTCAAGGTCGGCGCTTTAGCCTGCCAGAGGAACTCATTTCTCTTCGATGGGTTCAAAACACTGGTTGTTTCTTGCGAACCAACGAAGAATAAAAAGGGAGAGATTGAAGGTTATGAGATTGAACTACAAGATACTATTCTGTTCCCCGAAGGTGGGGGCCAACCAAGTGATTCTggttttttgaaaattgttgaagGGAATCGTAATTCGTCGAAAATTGAGAAGATATTAGTTTCACACGTTTCTCGTTTCGGTTTACATGCAAAGCATCATGTCAATGACTACATTGAGCCCGGAACAACAGTGGAAGTGGCCGTGGACGAGCAAAAGAGAATGGATTATATGCAACAACATACTGGTCAACACTTGTTAAGTGCCATTCTGGAACGCAACTACAAAGTAGACACTGTATCTTGGTCGATGGGTGGTATCAtcacaaagaaaaaacctGTTCTAGAGCCTAGCGACTATTTCAATTATATAGAGTTGAACAGGAAATTGACTCTCGACGAAATAACGAACGTATCAGATGAGATTAATCAGTTGATCATCAACTTTCCTCAGGAAATTATTGTAGAGGAAAGAATCGGTGAAGAAACAGTAGATGAAGTTAGTACATCCAAAATTCCAGACGATTACGACCTCTCCAAAGGTGTTCTACGTACTATCCACATCGGTGACATTGATTCTAACCCATGTTGTGGTACACATTTGAAATGTACCTCTCAAATAGGTTCCAttttaattctttccaatcAATCAGCCGTAAGAGGTTCAAACTCAAGGCTCTATTTCATGTGTGGGAAGCGGGTTTCTTTGTATGCAAAATCtgttaataaaattttactGGATTCTAAAAACTTATTGAGTTGTTCAGAAACTCAAATTTCTGAGAAGATAACAAGGCAAACCAAACAAATTCAACaattaaataaaagagaacaGTATTGGATAAAGAGATTAGCACGTACCGCTTCTGAAGAATTAATGAACACACTGAAAGCCAgtggaaagaaaagggCTTATtttatggaagaagaatacgGAACATTGGAACTGTTGCTACAGATCCACAAGGAAGtatctaattttttgaaagatgaTACAGAAGGTTACGAAATTATCCTATGCGGTTATGAAAGACAAACGAACACTGGCTCACTGCTAATTCTTTCGGAATCGGGTGAAAAAATTGCCAATTTGGCTGCTAACTTAGGTTCGATACTACAAAACCTAAAAGGCGGTGGTGGTAAGAAAGGTGGCAAGTGGCAAGGTAAAATTACATCCATTTCGAATGCCGAGTTTGCCGCCCTCTCTGATTATTTAAGCCATGATTTCGCATCATGTTGA